In the Daphnia pulicaria isolate SC F1-1A chromosome 2, SC_F0-13Bv2, whole genome shotgun sequence genome, one interval contains:
- the LOC124326389 gene encoding retinol dehydrogenase 12-like translates to MPRFFQGPRCKNAVGLDGKIAVITGANTGIGKETARELSKRGAEVVLACRDLNKAEEAADEISKETGNKVTTLKLNLASLKSIGAAAEELRARHPHIHILINNAGIMTCPQWKTEDGFEMQFGVNHLGSFLWTLLLLDNIKQAAPSRIVNLSSAAHTNGKIYFDDLMLAKNYTPLRAYCQSKLANVLFTQELARRLEGTGVSVFAVHPGAVKTELGRHINESMNSCVDGTLQFVSRYVFKTPEMGAQTSIYCATEESLTELSGHYFSDCAKKKPAKQANDKKAAERLWKMSEELVGLNSFKNPSE, encoded by the exons ATGCCACGCTTTTTCCAGGGTCCTCGTTGCAAAAACGCAGTTGGACTTGATGGCAAAATTGCCGTGATCACGGGAGCCAATACCGGCATCGGGAAAGAGACTGCCCGTGAACTCAGCAAAAGAG GAGCTGAAGTGGTTCTGGCTTGTCGTGACCTGAACAAAGCCGAAGAAGCTGCAGACGAGATTTCGAAGGAGACGGGCAATAAAGTCACgactttgaaattgaatttagcTTCTCTGAAATCGATTGGCGCTGCTGCTGAGGAGCTCAGGGCCCGTCATCCCCATATTCATATTCTCATCAACAATGCAG GAATTATGACGTGCCCCCAATGGAAGACGGAAGACGGTTTTGAGATGCAATTTGGCGTCAACCATTTGGGATCTTTTCTATGGACTCTTCTTCTGCTAGACAACATCAAACAAGCTGCACCTTCTCGCATTGTCAATCTTTCTTCTGCCGCCCACACTA ATGGTAAGATTTATTTCGACGACCTGATGTTGGCAAAAAATTACACGCCCCTACGAGCATACTGCCAAAGCAAGTTGGCAAATGTCCTCTTCACCCAGGAACTCGCTAGACGACTCGAAG GAACTGGCGTATCCGTTTTTGCCGTACATCCAGGCGCGGTAAAAACGGAACTGGGGCGCCACATTAACGAATCGATGAACTCGTGCGTTGATGGCACTCTTCAATTTGTTAGTCGTTACGTCTTTAAGACGCCAGAGATGGGAGCCCAAACAAGTATTTACTGTGCCACAGAGGAATCTTTGACAGAACTGAGTGGACATTATTTTAG TGACTGTGCTAAGAAGAAACCTGCGAAGCAAGCTAATGATAAAAAAGCAGCCGAGCGCTTGTGGAAAATGAGCGAAGAATTAGTTGGTctcaattcttttaaaaacccATCGGAGTAG